One Candidatus Tanganyikabacteria bacterium genomic window, TGATCTGGCTCAGGGATCGCCTTGGCGATCGTTTCGTCAGGGGTCTCGTGCTGCACACGGGGCCGAGGGTCTTCGAACTCGAGGATCGGATCCTGGCGGCGCCCGTTTCGACGCTCTGGGCTTGAGGCCCGGCTAGACCCTGGGCTAACCGTCGCCGCTGCCGGCCGGCCGCAGCAGCTTGAAGACATCGGTCGCCGCCCGGGTGTAGAAGGCGCCGCCGAGGCGGCCGATGGGGCGCAGCTTGGCCGCGTCGATGCGCCAGCTGTCCACCAGATCCGCGCGGATGTGGCCGTATACCACCTCGCCGACCACCAGACTGCCCGACCCGGGGCGATCGCCCAGGTACACGACCTGGAGCAGCCGGCATTCGAGGTTGATCGGCGACTCGGCCACGCGCGGCGGCGCGACCTTGACGCCGGGCAGGGGAGTGAGGCCGGCCACCGCGAACTCGTCGACCTCGGGCGGGAACTCCTCCGACGTGCGGTTCATCGGTTCGGCCAGATCCTCGGTGACGACGTTGATCACGAACTCGCCGGTGGCCTCGATGTTGCGGAGCGTGTCCTTGAGCCCGGTCTGGCGGCGGCCGACGGCTATCGACACCGCCATGGGGTCGGAGCAGACGC contains:
- a CDS encoding flavin reductase family protein, whose protein sequence is MTAAIAFDPADLSSRERYKILIGAIVPRPIAWVSTVSPAGLPNLAPFSFFNGVCSDPMAVSIAVGRRQTGLKDTLRNIEATGEFVINVVTEDLAEPMNRTSEEFPPEVDEFAVAGLTPLPGVKVAPPRVAESPINLECRLLQVVYLGDRPGSGSLVVGEVVYGHIRADLVDSWRIDAAKLRPIGRLGGAFYTRAATDVFKLLRPAGSGDG